In Amycolatopsis endophytica, the following are encoded in one genomic region:
- a CDS encoding sensor histidine kinase has product MRPHFGLRARIAAAVVFVTVAATAAMALAAYQLQANDTTSRFHAASRADFSSDLAQTRFVAQNLSPDHVVGYMDRESAVAWSVFDYSGEHPVVHGETPPVELPGWLLTAARSNEEPMSMQPAGTPYLVLAASPVDGVVLVEYYTLDSLRADLTKLRANLAGMALLVAVLGVAGALVAAKRIQRPVRAAANAALRLGEGDLGTRLAVRGRDELADLAGSFNAMAERVETSIVELRAKEEQQRRFVADVAHDLRTPVATMVAAADGVDSPNPDARGRAGQLLAVQSRRLATLVEDLLEISRFDAGVADFRAEPVDLADLWAEAIDLVGGEGITLRTTGDVTVHGDPRRLHTIARNLLTNALTHGAPPVTVTVDGTGRDVVTAEVADSGPGVPDDLGPLVFDRFVRGDRARTATAGSGLGLAIAQENARAHGGRIEVSTQDGAVFTLRLPRAVSEPRDPSDRA; this is encoded by the coding sequence ATGAGGCCGCATTTCGGGTTGCGTGCGCGGATCGCCGCGGCGGTGGTGTTCGTGACCGTCGCCGCCACCGCGGCGATGGCGCTGGCCGCCTACCAGTTGCAGGCCAACGACACGACGAGCCGTTTCCACGCCGCGTCCCGCGCGGACTTCTCCTCCGACCTCGCCCAGACCCGCTTCGTCGCGCAGAACCTGTCACCGGACCACGTCGTCGGGTACATGGACCGCGAAAGCGCGGTCGCCTGGAGCGTGTTCGACTACAGCGGCGAACACCCGGTGGTGCACGGTGAGACGCCGCCGGTCGAGCTGCCGGGCTGGCTGCTGACCGCGGCCAGGAGCAACGAGGAACCGATGAGCATGCAGCCGGCCGGTACGCCGTACCTGGTGCTGGCCGCTTCCCCGGTCGACGGGGTGGTGCTGGTCGAGTACTACACGCTGGACTCGCTGCGGGCCGACCTCACCAAGCTGCGTGCGAACCTGGCCGGGATGGCCCTGCTGGTCGCGGTGCTCGGTGTCGCGGGCGCGCTGGTCGCGGCGAAACGAATCCAGCGCCCGGTGCGCGCGGCCGCCAACGCCGCACTGCGCCTTGGCGAAGGTGACCTCGGCACCCGGCTCGCCGTGCGCGGCCGCGACGAACTGGCGGACCTGGCCGGATCGTTCAACGCGATGGCCGAGCGGGTGGAGACGTCGATCGTGGAACTGCGTGCCAAGGAGGAGCAGCAGCGCCGGTTCGTCGCCGACGTCGCACACGACCTGCGCACCCCGGTGGCCACCATGGTCGCCGCGGCCGACGGCGTGGACAGCCCGAACCCGGACGCGCGCGGACGTGCCGGGCAGCTCCTCGCGGTGCAGTCCCGGCGCCTCGCGACCCTCGTCGAGGACCTGCTGGAGATCTCCCGGTTCGACGCCGGGGTCGCCGATTTCCGCGCCGAGCCGGTCGATCTCGCCGACCTGTGGGCGGAGGCGATCGACCTGGTCGGCGGCGAGGGGATCACGCTCCGCACGACCGGCGACGTCACCGTGCACGGCGACCCGCGACGGCTGCACACGATCGCCCGCAACCTGCTGACCAACGCGCTCACCCACGGCGCGCCCCCGGTGACGGTCACGGTGGACGGAACGGGCCGCGACGTGGTCACCGCGGAGGTGGCCGACTCCGGTCCCGGTGTCCCCGATGATCTGGGGCCGCTCGTGTTCGACCGGTTCGTCCGCGGTGACCGCGCCCGCACCGCGACCGCGGGCAGCGGACTCGGCCTGGCGATCGCGCAGGAGAACGCCCGCGCCCACGGTGGACGGATCGAGGTGTCCACTCAGGACGGTGCGGTGTTCACCCTCCGGTTGCCGCGCGCGGTCAGCGAACCCCGAGATCCGTCTGACCGGGCGTGA
- a CDS encoding FtsW/RodA/SpoVE family cell cycle protein encodes MSQPPLSEAAAIYASNPQRELPTRRGTELAMLGFAAFIVTCAFVLVQANQEQELSWAVVWYGLAYLGLFAIAHAAVRRWAAYADPLILPCVALLNGLGLVMIYRIDLANAEEATRAGEDFAADAPKQVLFTALALALFLAVLVLVKDHRTLTRYGYTAGLVGMVALALPALLPSSLSEVNGAKVWLKLPGFSIQPAEFAKILLMIFFASFLVAKRDLFMIAGRKVFGVELPRARDLGPLLIAAAVCLLVLVFEKDLGTSLLLFGIVLVMLYVATERAIWVVTGLSFFVVGCLIAYQLFTHVEQRVANWIDPLATYSDPGGGYQIAQGLFGLGTGGIGGTGLGAGRPEIVPESNTDFITAGLGEELGFVGLAAILVVYLLLATRGMRSALAVRDTFGKLLGCGLSFTIVMQVFVIVGGVTKLIPMTGITTPFLSYGGSSLLANYILVALLLRISDAARRPSQKPRPKQPQQQAPLAEAHTVMVQRPPAGGNATGEPTA; translated from the coding sequence ATGAGCCAGCCACCGCTGTCGGAAGCAGCCGCCATCTACGCCAGCAACCCCCAGCGGGAGCTGCCCACCCGGCGTGGCACCGAGCTGGCCATGCTGGGTTTCGCCGCGTTCATCGTGACGTGCGCGTTCGTGCTCGTGCAGGCCAACCAGGAGCAGGAGCTGTCCTGGGCGGTCGTCTGGTACGGACTGGCGTACCTGGGACTGTTCGCGATCGCCCACGCCGCCGTGCGCCGCTGGGCCGCCTACGCGGATCCGCTGATCCTGCCGTGCGTGGCACTGCTCAACGGTCTCGGCCTGGTGATGATCTACCGCATCGACCTGGCCAACGCCGAGGAGGCGACCAGGGCGGGCGAGGACTTCGCGGCGGACGCGCCCAAGCAGGTGCTGTTCACCGCGCTGGCCCTGGCGCTGTTCCTCGCCGTGCTGGTGCTGGTCAAGGACCACCGGACGCTGACCCGTTACGGCTACACCGCTGGTCTGGTCGGCATGGTCGCGCTGGCGCTGCCCGCGCTGCTGCCCAGTTCGCTGTCCGAGGTCAACGGCGCGAAGGTGTGGCTGAAACTGCCCGGCTTCTCGATCCAGCCCGCCGAGTTCGCGAAGATCCTGCTGATGATCTTCTTCGCGTCCTTCCTGGTCGCGAAACGGGACCTGTTCATGATCGCGGGCCGGAAGGTGTTCGGCGTCGAGCTGCCGCGGGCCCGTGACCTCGGCCCGCTGCTCATCGCCGCCGCGGTCTGCCTGCTGGTGCTGGTGTTCGAGAAGGACCTGGGCACCTCGCTGCTGCTCTTCGGCATCGTGCTGGTGATGCTCTACGTCGCCACCGAGCGCGCGATCTGGGTGGTCACCGGGCTGAGCTTCTTCGTCGTCGGCTGCCTGATCGCCTACCAGCTGTTCACGCACGTCGAGCAGCGCGTGGCGAACTGGATCGACCCGCTGGCCACCTACTCCGATCCCGGTGGCGGGTACCAGATCGCGCAGGGCCTGTTCGGTCTCGGCACCGGCGGGATCGGCGGCACCGGACTCGGCGCGGGGCGGCCGGAGATCGTGCCGGAGTCCAACACCGACTTCATCACCGCGGGGCTCGGCGAGGAGCTCGGTTTCGTCGGGCTGGCCGCGATCCTGGTGGTCTACCTGCTGCTGGCCACGCGCGGTATGCGCAGCGCGCTGGCGGTGCGGGACACGTTCGGCAAGCTGCTCGGCTGCGGCCTGTCGTTCACGATCGTCATGCAGGTGTTCGTGATCGTCGGCGGGGTGACGAAGCTGATCCCGATGACCGGCATCACGACGCCGTTCCTGTCCTACGGCGGCTCGTCGCTGCTGGCCAACTACATCCTGGTCGCCCTGCTGCTCCGCATCTCGGACGCGGCGCGGCGGCCCTCCCAGAAACCCCGGCCCAAGCAGCCGCAGCAACAGGCTCCGCTGGCCGAGGCGCACACGGTGATGGTGCAGCGGCCGCCTGCCGGGGGGAACGCGACAGGGGAACCGACGGCATGA
- a CDS encoding glycosyltransferase family 39 protein encodes MVTAPAMPPARTTERPLPVRETSARWQAAAAVAGGMALIALQGARLGNWIVDDAAITFGYARNLSEGLGPVVQPGADAVEGYSNPTWTALLALGRLIGLFDHGTIFGIPDYVLFPKALGLLCCGGILVAFHSAAAMVTRRPWVVTLVAGAVLAAIPSFVIWTFSGLENPLYALAVVTLAVVTFRAVLSGRLRTWQVATLTGVLAAVAALTRPEGAIYAAVYPVVVLIHLRRATLRSSIGQVLVSVAAFAVPFGGYVLWRWLEFGRLVANTAVAKRQGLPEIGQLTRAGDLVQYAGALAVLVLVVLVGLALARSSWWRDGLITLLVPLGLALAAYAVLEPDWMAQFRFATPVWALSALIGALAATEVFRNTRARGRVLLCAALVVTLVPSVATLERATQKFQAQPTLPMCFIADRFGKMFNQYADILGVREGSVLEPDLGGTSLTSRLHVVDLAGLVDDEIADFYHDRDMGALREHVFEEVKPTFIHFRMYWGGVTGIAGDPRLERDYVPLYVYPAPADFGGDFVRRDAVTDPTLLAAARDYANENVASTESKINVWGLRKCGDRLTPGQTDLGVR; translated from the coding sequence ATGGTCACGGCTCCCGCGATGCCCCCTGCCCGCACGACGGAACGCCCGCTGCCGGTCCGGGAGACGTCCGCGCGCTGGCAGGCGGCGGCCGCGGTGGCGGGCGGCATGGCGCTGATCGCGTTGCAGGGCGCCCGGCTCGGCAACTGGATCGTGGACGACGCGGCCATCACCTTCGGCTACGCGCGCAATCTGTCCGAGGGTCTCGGTCCCGTCGTGCAGCCCGGCGCGGACGCCGTCGAGGGCTACTCGAACCCCACGTGGACGGCGCTGCTGGCCCTCGGCCGCCTGATCGGGTTGTTCGACCACGGCACGATCTTCGGCATCCCGGACTACGTGTTGTTCCCGAAGGCGCTGGGTCTGCTGTGCTGCGGCGGGATCCTGGTCGCGTTCCACTCGGCGGCGGCGATGGTGACGCGGCGGCCGTGGGTGGTGACGCTCGTGGCAGGCGCGGTGCTCGCGGCGATCCCGTCGTTCGTGATCTGGACGTTCTCCGGTCTGGAGAACCCGTTGTACGCGCTGGCCGTCGTCACGCTCGCCGTGGTGACCTTCCGCGCTGTCCTTTCCGGACGATTGCGGACCTGGCAGGTCGCCACGCTGACCGGGGTGCTCGCGGCGGTCGCGGCGCTGACCCGTCCGGAGGGCGCCATCTACGCGGCGGTGTACCCGGTGGTGGTGCTCATCCACCTGCGCCGCGCCACCCTGCGGTCGAGCATCGGCCAGGTACTGGTCTCGGTGGCCGCGTTCGCGGTGCCGTTCGGCGGGTACGTGCTGTGGCGCTGGCTGGAGTTCGGGCGGCTGGTGGCCAACACCGCGGTCGCCAAACGGCAGGGCCTGCCGGAGATCGGGCAGCTGACCCGCGCCGGTGACCTGGTGCAGTACGCGGGCGCGCTGGCCGTGCTCGTGCTGGTGGTCCTGGTCGGGCTGGCGCTCGCGCGGTCTTCGTGGTGGCGCGACGGGCTGATCACGCTGCTCGTGCCGCTGGGTCTGGCGCTGGCCGCGTACGCCGTGCTGGAGCCCGACTGGATGGCGCAGTTCCGGTTCGCCACGCCGGTGTGGGCGCTGTCCGCGTTGATCGGCGCGCTCGCGGCCACCGAGGTGTTCCGCAACACGCGCGCTCGCGGGCGGGTGTTGTTGTGCGCCGCGCTGGTCGTGACGCTCGTGCCGTCCGTAGCGACGCTGGAGCGCGCGACGCAGAAGTTCCAGGCGCAGCCGACGTTGCCGATGTGCTTCATCGCCGACCGGTTCGGCAAGATGTTCAACCAGTACGCCGACATCCTCGGCGTGCGGGAGGGTTCGGTGCTGGAGCCGGACCTGGGCGGCACCTCGCTGACCAGCCGCCTGCACGTGGTCGACCTCGCGGGCCTCGTCGACGACGAGATCGCGGACTTCTACCACGACCGGGACATGGGCGCGCTGCGCGAGCACGTGTTCGAAGAGGTCAAGCCGACCTTCATCCACTTCCGGATGTACTGGGGCGGGGTCACCGGGATCGCCGGCGATCCGCGGCTGGAGCGGGACTACGTGCCGCTCTACGTCTACCCGGCCCCCGCCGATTTCGGTGGCGACTTCGTCCGCCGGGACGCGGTGACCGATCCGACCCTGCTCGCGGCGGCGCGCGACTACGCGAACGAGAACGTGGCTTCGACCGAGAGCAAGATCAACGTGTGGGGCCTGCGCAAGTGCGGCGACCGGCTCACGCCCGGTCAGACGGATCTCGGGGTTCGCTGA
- a CDS encoding serine/threonine-protein kinase — MLSTGQLLADRYRLVHRIAVGGMGEVWQASDTRLDRIVAVKVLKAELSQDAEFLHRFRTEARTTASLNHPGIAAVHDYGETVAGEHAIAYLVMEHVEGEPLAGMLMREKRLAPDRTLDILEQAGHALQAAHERGLVHRDIKPGNILVTPTGTVKITDFGIAKAADAAPVTRSGMVMGTAHYIAPEQALGHDAEPASDVYSLAVCGYECLAGHRPFLSENAVTVAMMHIRDLPPPLPPDVPPHARAVIEATLVKDPRQRYNSGGEFAAAIAAVRSGHALPTPRGLVQTYAPVAGPVAPVGPVSQPAMQPVSPPGMAHPSGVLPMPVPPRRRVPVAVWVLLAVLVAGIVVALLVFLPDWGGSGNDDGTGGQVGTSDMVPGTRQLPPPEETTYEA; from the coding sequence ATGCTGTCCACCGGTCAGCTGCTGGCCGATCGTTACCGGCTCGTCCACCGCATCGCCGTCGGCGGGATGGGCGAGGTCTGGCAGGCCAGTGACACCCGGTTGGACCGCATCGTGGCGGTGAAGGTCCTCAAGGCCGAGCTGTCGCAGGACGCCGAGTTCCTGCACCGCTTCCGCACCGAGGCCCGCACGACGGCGTCGCTCAACCACCCGGGCATCGCGGCGGTGCACGACTACGGCGAGACCGTCGCGGGTGAGCACGCGATCGCGTACCTGGTGATGGAGCACGTCGAGGGCGAACCGCTCGCCGGGATGCTGATGCGGGAGAAGCGGCTCGCGCCCGACCGGACGCTGGACATCCTCGAACAGGCCGGTCACGCGCTGCAGGCCGCGCACGAACGCGGGCTGGTGCACCGCGACATCAAGCCGGGCAACATCCTGGTCACGCCGACCGGCACGGTGAAGATCACCGACTTCGGCATCGCGAAGGCCGCCGACGCCGCGCCGGTCACCAGGTCCGGCATGGTGATGGGCACCGCCCACTACATCGCCCCCGAGCAGGCGCTCGGCCACGACGCGGAACCGGCGAGCGACGTGTACTCGCTGGCCGTGTGCGGGTACGAGTGCCTGGCCGGGCACCGCCCGTTCCTGTCCGAGAACGCGGTGACGGTCGCGATGATGCACATCCGCGACCTGCCGCCCCCGCTGCCGCCGGACGTGCCACCGCACGCCCGCGCGGTCATCGAGGCGACCCTGGTCAAGGACCCGCGGCAGCGCTACAACAGCGGCGGCGAGTTCGCCGCCGCCATCGCCGCGGTCCGCAGCGGGCACGCGCTACCGACGCCACGCGGCCTGGTGCAGACTTATGCCCCGGTCGCCGGTCCGGTGGCACCCGTCGGCCCGGTCTCGCAGCCGGCGATGCAGCCGGTCAGCCCACCCGGCATGGCGCACCCCAGCGGGGTGCTGCCGATGCCGGTGCCACCGCGGCGGCGCGTCCCGGTCGCCGTGTGGGTGCTGCTGGCCGTGCTGGTCGCCGGGATCGTGGTGGCCCTGCTGGTGTTCCTGCCCGACTGGGGCGGCAGCGGGAACGACGACGGCACGGGCGGCCAGGTCGGCACCAGCGACATGGTCCCCGGTACACGGCAACTCCCTCCCCCCGAAGAGACGACCTACGAGGCATGA
- the pknB gene encoding Stk1 family PASTA domain-containing Ser/Thr kinase encodes MTAPRMLSNRYELGDTLGYGGMSEVHHGTDVRLGREVAVKILRADLARDPQFQERFRREAQNAAALNHPAIVAVYDTGEAQTEYGPLPYIVMEYVRGRTLRDIVKTEGPLSQKRAMEVMADVCAALDFSHRHGIVHRDVKPANVMITDQGAVKVMDFGIARAMHDGQAAMTQTAAVIGTAQYLSPEQARGEGVDARSDVYAAGCVLFELVTGEPPFTGDSPVAVAYQHVREDPKAPSAVNPAVSPELDAIVLKALAKGPANRYQSAAEMRADLVRALSGQRPSAPMVMTPDERTQVIAGTPGHAADYDPDEYEEDERRRKRRRIIAAVVFSLIGVGLVAFVMWLLGAFDTKAETALIPDVRGQQAAQAEASIRAKQFTNVVLQDKPCLRQTDGTETCGADDVGKAISTDPAAGVSVTLDQRITIYVGAKPGNVAVPSLMGKTDDEARTLLNQAGLLLDTNIQEIDVDDPDQYGKVQKQTPEANSQVPQGSTVSITIGRTPNMVDITDYTGQQYDVAKAGLEALGFTVKKNETDSDQPEGQVLNQKPNAGQQPEGSTVTLTVSNGSQQKIQMPNLRGKTQNEALQALQQAGWDGTVKYETEQVDEDDDNVGKVTNTNPAPGTQITKNQTVTLFIGESESGGGGGGNTSTPTISTPKFPGIP; translated from the coding sequence ATGACTGCACCCAGGATGCTGTCCAACCGCTACGAACTGGGCGACACGCTCGGTTACGGCGGCATGTCCGAGGTCCACCACGGCACCGACGTCCGGCTGGGCCGCGAAGTCGCCGTGAAGATCCTGCGTGCCGACCTCGCCCGCGACCCCCAGTTCCAGGAGCGGTTCCGCCGCGAGGCGCAGAACGCCGCGGCGCTGAACCACCCCGCGATCGTCGCGGTGTACGACACCGGTGAGGCGCAGACCGAGTACGGTCCGCTGCCCTACATCGTGATGGAGTACGTCCGCGGCCGGACGCTGCGTGACATCGTCAAGACCGAGGGACCGCTGTCGCAGAAGCGTGCCATGGAGGTCATGGCCGACGTCTGCGCCGCGCTGGACTTCTCGCACCGGCACGGCATCGTGCACCGGGACGTGAAGCCGGCCAACGTGATGATCACCGACCAGGGCGCGGTCAAGGTGATGGACTTCGGCATCGCCCGCGCGATGCACGACGGCCAGGCCGCGATGACGCAGACGGCGGCGGTGATCGGGACCGCGCAGTACCTGTCGCCGGAGCAGGCCCGCGGCGAGGGCGTGGACGCGCGCAGCGACGTCTACGCCGCCGGATGTGTGTTGTTCGAGCTGGTCACCGGCGAGCCGCCGTTCACCGGTGACTCCCCGGTCGCGGTGGCCTACCAGCACGTTCGGGAGGACCCGAAGGCGCCGTCGGCGGTCAACCCGGCGGTGTCGCCGGAGCTGGACGCGATCGTGTTGAAGGCGCTGGCGAAGGGCCCGGCCAACCGGTACCAGTCGGCCGCGGAGATGCGCGCCGACCTGGTCCGCGCGCTGTCCGGTCAGCGGCCGTCCGCGCCGATGGTGATGACCCCGGACGAGCGCACTCAGGTGATCGCCGGGACGCCGGGGCACGCCGCCGACTACGACCCGGACGAGTACGAGGAGGACGAACGGCGCCGCAAGCGCCGCCGCATCATCGCGGCGGTCGTCTTCTCGCTCATCGGCGTCGGGCTCGTCGCGTTCGTCATGTGGCTGCTGGGCGCGTTCGACACGAAGGCCGAGACGGCGCTGATCCCGGACGTCCGCGGGCAGCAGGCCGCCCAGGCCGAGGCATCCATCCGGGCCAAGCAGTTCACCAACGTGGTGCTGCAGGACAAGCCGTGCCTGCGTCAGACGGACGGCACCGAGACGTGCGGCGCCGACGACGTCGGCAAGGCGATCAGCACCGATCCGGCCGCGGGTGTGAGCGTCACGCTCGACCAGCGCATCACGATCTACGTCGGCGCGAAGCCGGGCAATGTCGCGGTGCCCTCGCTGATGGGCAAGACGGACGACGAGGCCAGGACCCTGTTGAACCAGGCCGGGCTGCTCCTGGACACCAACATCCAGGAAATCGACGTCGACGACCCCGACCAGTACGGCAAGGTCCAGAAGCAGACCCCGGAGGCGAACTCGCAGGTTCCCCAGGGCAGCACGGTGTCGATCACGATCGGCAGGACGCCGAACATGGTCGACATCACCGACTACACGGGGCAGCAGTACGACGTCGCGAAGGCGGGCCTGGAAGCGCTCGGCTTCACGGTGAAGAAGAACGAGACCGACTCCGACCAGCCCGAGGGCCAGGTCCTCAACCAGAAGCCGAACGCGGGCCAGCAGCCCGAGGGCTCGACGGTGACGCTGACGGTGTCCAACGGATCGCAGCAGAAGATCCAGATGCCCAACCTGCGGGGCAAGACCCAGAACGAGGCGCTGCAGGCCCTGCAACAGGCCGGGTGGGACGGCACGGTGAAGTACGAGACCGAGCAGGTCGACGAAGACGACGACAACGTGGGCAAGGTGACCAACACCAACCCCGCGCCGGGCACGCAGATCACCAAGAACCAGACGGTCACGCTGTTCATCGGCGAGTCCGAAAGCGGCGGTGGCGGCGGTGGCAACACCTCGACGCCGACCATCAGCACACCGAAGTTCCCCGGTATCCCGTAA
- a CDS encoding peptidoglycan D,D-transpeptidase FtsI family protein: MNKPMRRVGIAMITMVVLLLANITYIQVVKADDYRTDSRNRRVLLEEYSRQRGSIVSQFNGQVLADVTDTDDKLKFERHYINGPMYAPVTGYYSVRYGSGGIERAEDDILNGSDPRLFVRRLSDMVTGRDPRGGSVQLTINPAVQQAVYNLMSSKGYTGAAVAMNPKTGEILAMVSTPSYDPNELASHDSTAQQEAWTKFTDDPSNPMINRAISETYPPGSTFKLLVAAAELENGATASTPVSNAPNVKLPGTNTTLENYGGQTCPGTTFKDALAHSCNVPFATFAGELGADKLRETAANFGIGTPLSIPLSVAPSDLGEMDSQGALYQSGIGQRDVRLTPLQDLMLSATIANGGMAMKPQLIKSLLGADLSETLETFSPEELTGTPALSKENAAVLTDMMLASEANTKGGGKRGDIQIASKTGTAEHGTDPKATPPHAWYTAFAPAADPQIAVAVIVESGGNRGLAATGGTVAAEIGRAAINAQLGGG, from the coding sequence ATGAACAAGCCCATGCGCCGCGTCGGCATCGCCATGATCACCATGGTGGTGCTGCTCCTGGCCAACATCACCTACATCCAGGTCGTCAAGGCCGACGACTACCGCACCGACTCGCGCAACCGGCGGGTGCTGCTGGAGGAGTACTCCCGGCAGCGCGGCAGCATCGTGTCGCAGTTCAACGGCCAGGTGCTGGCCGACGTGACGGACACCGACGACAAGCTGAAGTTCGAGCGTCACTACATCAACGGACCGATGTACGCGCCCGTCACCGGCTACTACTCGGTGCGCTACGGCTCCGGCGGGATCGAGCGGGCCGAGGACGACATCCTCAACGGCTCGGACCCGCGGCTGTTCGTGCGCCGCCTCTCGGACATGGTGACCGGACGGGACCCGCGTGGCGGCAGCGTGCAGCTCACCATCAACCCGGCGGTGCAGCAGGCCGTCTACAACCTCATGTCATCCAAGGGCTACACCGGCGCGGCCGTCGCGATGAACCCGAAGACGGGCGAGATCCTGGCGATGGTCTCCACGCCCTCCTACGATCCGAACGAGCTGGCGTCGCACGACAGCACGGCGCAGCAGGAGGCGTGGACCAAGTTCACCGACGACCCGAGCAACCCGATGATCAACCGGGCGATCTCGGAGACCTACCCGCCGGGTTCGACGTTCAAGCTGCTGGTCGCCGCCGCGGAGCTGGAAAACGGCGCCACCGCGAGCACGCCGGTCAGCAACGCGCCCAACGTGAAGCTGCCGGGCACCAACACGACGCTGGAGAACTACGGCGGGCAGACCTGCCCCGGCACCACGTTCAAGGACGCGCTGGCCCACTCGTGCAACGTGCCGTTCGCGACCTTCGCCGGTGAGCTGGGCGCGGACAAGCTGCGGGAGACCGCGGCGAACTTCGGCATCGGCACCCCGCTGTCGATCCCGCTCAGCGTCGCGCCGTCGGACCTGGGCGAGATGGACTCGCAGGGTGCGCTGTACCAGTCCGGCATCGGGCAGCGGGACGTGCGGCTCACCCCGCTGCAGGACCTGATGCTGTCGGCGACGATCGCCAACGGCGGCATGGCGATGAAACCGCAGCTGATCAAGAGCCTGCTCGGCGCGGACCTGTCCGAGACGCTGGAGACGTTCTCGCCGGAGGAGCTGACCGGCACCCCGGCGCTGTCCAAGGAGAACGCGGCCGTCCTGACCGACATGATGCTGGCCTCGGAGGCCAACACCAAGGGCGGCGGCAAGCGCGGCGACATCCAGATCGCGTCCAAGACGGGCACCGCCGAGCACGGCACCGACCCGAAGGCGACGCCGCCGCACGCTTGGTACACCGCGTTCGCACCGGCCGCGGACCCGCAGATCGCCGTCGCGGTCATCGTCGAGTCGGGTGGTAACCGCGGTCTGGCCGCGACCGGTGGCACCGTGGCGGCCGAGATCGGGCGCGCCGCCATCAACGCCCAGCTCGGGGGTGGGTAG
- a CDS encoding response regulator transcription factor, whose amino-acid sequence MASLLLVEDDDALAEAISLALGGLGHDVALAGSGEHALKELFDGPAVDVVLLDVMLPGIDGFEVCRRIRARSLVPVILLTARGDPVDVVVGLEGGADDYVVKPVEPRVIDARMKAVLRRGAPSSADPVIHLGHLELDTSGMTVRAEGTELHLTATEWKLLLEFANHPGQVLSRQMLLKRVWDYGYVGDSRIVDAAVARLRAKIEKDPGRPELLRTVRGLGYRLIRP is encoded by the coding sequence GTGGCGTCTCTGTTGTTGGTGGAGGACGACGACGCGCTCGCCGAGGCGATCTCGCTCGCGCTCGGCGGGCTCGGCCATGACGTCGCGCTCGCGGGCTCCGGCGAGCACGCGCTGAAGGAGCTGTTCGACGGTCCGGCGGTCGACGTGGTGCTGCTCGACGTCATGCTGCCCGGCATCGACGGGTTCGAGGTGTGCCGCCGCATCCGGGCGCGCAGCCTGGTCCCGGTGATCCTGCTGACCGCGCGCGGTGACCCGGTCGACGTCGTCGTCGGGCTCGAAGGCGGCGCGGACGACTACGTGGTCAAACCGGTCGAACCGCGGGTGATCGACGCGCGGATGAAGGCGGTCCTGCGGCGCGGCGCGCCGTCCTCGGCCGACCCGGTGATCCACCTCGGGCACCTCGAACTGGACACCTCCGGCATGACCGTGCGGGCTGAGGGTACGGAACTGCACCTGACGGCGACCGAGTGGAAGCTGCTGCTGGAGTTCGCGAACCACCCCGGCCAGGTGCTGAGCCGCCAGATGCTGCTCAAACGGGTGTGGGACTACGGCTACGTCGGCGACTCGCGGATCGTGGACGCGGCGGTCGCCCGGCTGCGCGCGAAGATCGAGAAGGATCCCGGACGGCCGGAGCTGCTCCGCACGGTCCGCGGGCTCGGGTACCGCCTGATCAGACCATGA